TTTTATCTACGTGAACTATTAAAATGTATCTCACAAAAATGGATTTGTTTTTTACCAAAATCAATTTTTATTAAAGCATTATAAATATCTTTGAACCATGAGCATAACAACAAAACAAAATCACATAGGACGAAAAATAAGTCGTATTCGTGAACTTAGAGATATGAAGCAAGAAGCTTTAGCTCAGGCTTTAGGAACCAGTCAGCAAACTGTATCTGCAATAGAAAATAGCGAAACAATAGACGACACAAAACTTGCAGAAGTAGCAAAAGCACTTGGAGTAAGTGCCGAAGCAATAAAAAACTTTACAGAAGAAAATATGATAAGTTATTTTAATAATTTTTATGATAATAGTACCAGCACTGGAATAAATGGAATGTTCAATCCAACTCAATGTACATTCAATCCGTTAGATAAAGTTGTAGAACTTTACGAGCGTTTGGTTTTAGCAGAAAAAGAAAAAGTTGAATATTTAGAAAAATTATTAAAAGACAAATAAAAATCAACGATATAAAATTATAAAGAAATCCTAAGAAATTGCTTCTTGGGATTTTTTATGCTTTAAATATGTGACGTTTGCTACCGATATTTAATTCCTGCGGAATTTATTTCTCTGGATTAAATTAAAATCTTAAACTCAGAACCTTTGCCCCTTTGTTACTCTGAACCTTTGGACCTAAAAAAAATCACATTCCAGTTCGAATCGCTTCAACGGGATCTAAATTGGCTGCCGAAACAGCTGGAAGAATTCCCGAAATTAACCCGATAAGCGCCGCCAATCCTGTTCCTAAAAGTATATTTCCGAGACTTAAAACAAAATCAAAATCAAGTACTTTTGTTAGAATAAGGGCAATTCCCCAAACCATTAACAAACCAATAATACCGCCAATTACAGACAAAATTATTGCTTCAAACAAAAACTGAAACAGAATAAATTTGTTTTTTGCACCTAATGATTTTTGAATACCAATTAAATTGGTTCTTTCTTTTACCGAAACGAACATGATGTTAGCGATTCCAAAGCCTCCCACCAAAAGAGAAAAACCACTAATAATCCATCCTACAACATTCATCTGACCAATAATCCCGTCTATAAAATCTGTAAAACCAGAAAGGACATTAATAAAGAAATTATCCATTTCTCCTGCTTTTATACCACGGATAGCTCTTAATTTTTGCGCAATTTCAGCTTTATAAGCATCCATATCCACACCTTTTTCTGGTTTTAAAACAATAACCGGCGTCATTGAATCACTATCACCATACATTCGGCGTAAAAAATTAGCTGGCAGATAAACCGAAGTATCGTTACTATCTCCAAAAAAACCAGCGCCTTGTTTCGCCATTACCCCAATAACACTAAATCTTTGTCCATATAAGCGAATATTTTTTCCAATTGGATCACTGCCTCCAAAAAGACCATCGGCAACATCGTATCCTAAAACAATCACTGGAGTTCCTGAATTTGATTCGGATTCATTGTAAAATCTTCCTCTATCAAAACTTAATCCATCAATATCGACCATTTCGAAAGACGAAGGAATAATATTTACATCGGCAACGGTTTTAGAATCGTATTTTAAAGTTTCGTGATTTACAAAAAGCTGATATCCTACTTGCTCTGTATTATTCATGGAATTTTTTAATCCCACATATTCATCATACTTTACATTTGGGAACTGTTCTCTTTTCCATTGTGGAATTTCTGAAGGTCCAAAGTTAAACTTCATTAAATAAATCGTATTTTTATCTAAGCTGCTCAAATCTTTAGAGATTTTTTTATCTAAAGAATCAACGGCTGCCAAAACGGCTATAATTGAAAAAATACCAATTGTAACACCTAAAAGCGACAACAAAGTACGCAGTTTATTATTGCGCAGCGCATTGATGGCAAAACCTAAACTTTCTTTTAATAATCTTAGATAAAGAAGCATATAATTGTATTTTTCAATAAAGTAAAATTCAATAATTTAAAAACAAAAACCTAATAAAAGTTAACTTACTCATCAGTAGATTTTTTTACGAGAATGTTACACTAATTTTTTTAAAATAATATATAAAAAAACTACTTTTGCAGTCTGAAAATCATAACTACACAATGAGCACAACAAAAAAAATACAATCAGCGTTAATTTCTGTTTTTTCAAAAGATGGATTAGAGCCAATCGTTAGAAAATTACACGAGCAAAACGTAACACTTTACTCAACTGGAGGAACAGAAGAATTCATTAAAAACCTTGGAATTCCGGTAGTTCCAGTAGAAGATATTACATCATTTCCTGAAATTCTTGGCGGAAGAGTAAAAACACTTCACCCGAAAATTTTTGGAGGAATCTTAAACCGTCAGGATAACGAGAGCGATGTACAGCAAATGAAAGAATTTGACATTCCTCAAATTGATTTAGTAATTGTTGATTTGTATCCTTTTGAAAAAACTGTTGCTTCAGGTGCAAGTGAGCAAGATATTATTGAAAAAATTGACATTGGAGGAATTTCATTAATCCGCGCTGGTGCTAAAAACTTTAAAGACACTGTAATCGTAGCTTCTGTAAACGAATACAGCTTGCTTTTAGATATTATTACAGAACAAGACGGAAGTACAACTCTTGAAAACAGAAGATTGTTTGCTTCAAAAGCTTTCCATGTTTCATCTCACTATGATGGAGCTATTTTTAATTATTTCAATACTGACGAAACTATTTACAAAGAAAGCATTGCAAATGGTCAAGTTTTAAGATACGGTGAGAACCCTCATCAAAAAGGATTTTTCTTTGGCGATTTTGACGCTATGTTCAAAAAAGTGCACGGAAAAGAATTATCATACAACAATTTATTAGATGTTGATGCTGCTGTAAATTTAATTGCTGAATTTAAAACAGACGGACCAACATTTGCTATTCTAAAACACAACAATGCTTGTGGTTTGGCTTCAAGAAAAACAATCAGCGAAGCCTATTTAGCCGCTTTAGCTTGTGATCCAACTTCTGCTTTTGGTGGAGTTTTGATTTCAAACACAAAAATTGATTTAGAAACGGCACAAGAAATCAATAAATTATTCTGCGAAGTGGTAATCGCACCATCATATGATGATGAAGCAATCACAGTTTTACAAGAAAAGAAAAACAGAATTATTTTAGTTCAAAATGAAGTTGAATTACCATCTCGTCAAGTAAGAACTTGTCTTAACGGATTGTTAATTCAGGACAGAAATAATATTACAGATAATAAAGAGCATTTAAAAACCGTTACAGTTACAGAACCTACTGCTCAAGAGATCGAAGATTTGATCTTTGCTTCTAAAATCTGCAAGAATACAAAATCAAACACTATTGTATTTGCTAAAAACGGAACATTGATTTCTTCTGGTACAGGTCAGACTTCAAGAGTTGACGCTTTAATTCAAGCTGTTGACAAAGCAAAGGCTTTTGGATTTGATTTAAACGGAGCTTCGATGGCAAGTGATGCATTTTTTCCATTTCCGGATTGTGTAGAATTAGCCAAAAAAGCAGGAATAACTGCTGTAATTCAGCCAGGAGGTTCGATAAAAGACGAATTAAGCATAAATTATTGCAATGAAAACAATCTTGCAATGGTATTTACAGGAACACGTCATTTTAAACATTAATTTGTTTAACTTTGTTCGATAAATTATTTTATAACATTTTAAACCCCTAAAAAACTTATGGGATTTTTTGATTTCATGACCGAGGATATTGCGATAGACCTTGGAACCGCAAACACTTTAATCATTCATAATGATAAAGTTGTTATTGATAGTCCGTCTATCGTTGCACGTGATAGAGTATCTGGCAAAATCATTGCTGTTGGTAAAGAAGCCAACATGATGCAAGGTAAAACACATGAAAACATCAAAACTATAAGGCCTTTGAAAGATGGTGTAATCGCTGATTTCGATGCTTCGGAAAAAATGATCAATATGTTCATTAAAAGTATTCCTGCATTGAAAAAAAGAATGTTTACCCCAGCTTTACGTATGGTTGTGTGTATTCCTTCTGGTATTACTGAAGTGGAGATGAGAGCGGTGAAGGAATCTTGTGAGAGAGTAAATGGTAAAGAGGTTTATTTGATCCATGAGCCAATGGCAGCGGCAATTGGTATTGGTATCGACATTATGCAGCCTAAAGGTAACATGATTGTGGATATTGGAGGTGGTACAACTGAAATTGCAGTTATCGCATTAGGCGGAATTGTATGTGATAAATCTGTAAAAATTGCAGGTGACGTTTTCACAAATGATATCGTATATTACATGCGTACACAGCATAACCTTTTCGTAGGAGAAAGTACCGCAGAAAAAATTAAAATTCAAATTGGAGCGGCTATCGAAGATTTAGATGGACCACCAGAAGATATGTCTGTTCAAGGTAGAGATTTGCTTACTGGTAAACCAAAACAAGTTGATGTTTCTTACCGTGAAATTGCAAAAGCATTAGACAAATCGATTCAGCGTATTGAAGATGCGGTAATGGAAACATTATCTCAAACTCCACCTGAGTTAGCTGCCGATATCTACAACACTGGTATTTATTTAGCTGGTGGAGGATCAATGTTAAGAGGTCTTGACAAACGTATTTCTCAAAAAACAGATTTACCGGTTTACATTGCCGAAGATCCATTAAGAGCAGTTGTACGCGGAACAGGAATGGCTCTTAAAAACATTGCAAAATTTAAAAGCATCTTAATTAAATAAGATCTAAAATAACAATCAATTTACTTTTATAAGGGTCGGATTTTTAATATTTGACCCTTGTAAAATCTGAAACCTTAAAGCATATCCTGAAACAAAATAACCAGACAAGAAATGCAGCAAATTTTTAATTTCATTATAAGAAACAGTAATCGATTGCTGTTTTTGCTGCTTTTAGGTATTTCGTTGACGCTCACAATTCAATCGCATTCTTACCACAGAAGCAGAGTAATCAGTTCGGCTAATTTTCTAAGCGGAGGTGTTTATGAAAGAATTAATCGTGTAAACGAATATTTGAATTTAAGAGCCGAAAATGATGAACTTGTATTAGAGAATGCAAGGTTAAAAAGTCTTTTATTTAATAAAGAAGACACTACCAAAGCACCGCTACCTGATAGTATTAAAGGGGTAAAACCAGCAGATATCATCGTTTCCAAGGTAATTCATAACTCATACAATACACACGAAAACTATATCACATTAAATTCCGGAAGAAATGAAGGAGTTAAACAAGATATGGGAGTAATTAACAGTTTAGGAATCGTGGGTGTTATAGACAATACTTCTCCAAATTACTCAACTGTAGTAAGTATTTTGAATATGAAGTCTCAGATTAATGCTAAAATCAAAAAATCAAATCATTTTGGTTCTCTTACCTGGGACGGAAAAAGCACAGGATTTGTACAGCTTGAAGATGTCCCTAGATTAGCATCTATCAGAAAAGGTGATACTATTGTTACGGGAGGACAATCTGTAATTTTCCCTGAGGGAATCAACATTGGTACAGTAGATAAAATCTTTATTAAAAAGAACACCAGTTACTACGTCATAAATGTTAAATTATTTAATGACATGACGAATCTAGGACACGTTTACATAATTAAAAGTAAAGACAGAGAAGAACTTATTAATCTAGAAAACAAAAGCAAAGAAAAAAATGAATAGCGCTTTGTTAGTAAATATTTTTCGTTTCATTATACTGCTGGCAGTTCAAATTGTTATTTTCAATAACATGAATTTTCTAGGATACATAAGCTCATTCCCTTATATTTTATACATCATATTATATCCAGTAAACAGTAATAGAGCTGGTTTGATTATTTCGAGTTTCTTATTAGGGCTGGTAATGGATATGTTTTGTAATTCGGGAGGAACTCACGCAACAGCTTGCTTAATATTATCGTATTACAGACCTTATATTTTCAAGTTCTCTTTCGGATTAAGTTATGAATACCAAACCATTAAACTAAACGAATCATTAACACCAGAACGGTTTTCATTTATTCTGGTCTCGGTTTTATTACATCATATTGTACTGTTTACATTAGAAGCATTTCAGTTTAAGTTCATTATCGATGTATTGCTCCGAACACTCTTTAGCACCATTTTTACTATTATCACTTCAATTATAATAATTTATCTTATTAAGCCCAATAAACGATGAGAAAAGTCTTGCTGCCCTCTTTAATTATTATTGCAGCGTCTTTGCTAGTGATTCGGATATTCTATCTGCAGATTGTCGACGATTCATTTAAATTGAAATCAGAAAATAATGCGATAAAAAAGGTCTACGACTACCCGGAACGAGGTTATATTTATGATCGAAATGGCAAACTTATGGTTGCCAATCAAGCTTCTTATGACATCATGGTAATCCCAAGAGATATCAAAGAAGATCTTAATGTGGCCGAATTTTGCGCACTTTTAAATATTACAAGAGAAGAATACGATAAACGAATTGCAAAAGCAAAAGTTTATAGTCCGAGACTTCCATCTGTATTTTTATCTCAGTTAAATAAAAACGAATTTGCTGCTTTTCAAGAGAAAATCAGAAAATACGAAGGTTTCTACTTCCAGAAACGTTCTCTTCGTGATTACGAAGTAGATTATGGCGCGAATATTTTTGGTTTCATTACGCAGGTAAACGAAAAACAAATTGCACAGAATCCGTACTATAACAGCGGGGATTTAATTGGAAAACAAGGTGTAGAAGAAAGTTATGAAGAAATTTTACGCGGTATAAAAGGTGTAAAATACATTCAGAAAGACAAATACAACCGTGAAATTGGCCCTTATAAAGAAGGACGATACGATACGATTGCCGTTGCTGGAGAAGATATCAATTTAACTATTGATGCAGAACTTCAAAAATACGGAGAAGAATTAATGATTAATAAAAGAGGTGGAATTGTAGCAATCGAGCCTAAATCAGGGGAAATTCTTGCTTTAGTTACAGCTCCTTCTTATGATCCGGGAATTTTAGTTGGAAGACAAAGATCTAAAAACTACACGCTTTTATATCATGATTCTATCGCCAAACCATTATATGACAGAGGACTTTTAGCAGAATATCCTCCGGGTTCTCCATTTAAAATTTTAACTGGACTAGTGGCTTTACAGGAAGGCGTTGTAAACGAACAAACGACTTTTATGTGTCATCACGGATTTAGTTATGGAGGCGGACGTTTTATGAAATGCCACGGTTTTGGACCTCATCAGCTTCATAATGGAATTTACAATTCTTGCAACACCTACTTTGGCCAAGCTTACATGTTGACCATAAACAAATATGCAGATCCTGGAAAAGCGGTTGACGTTTGGAGTGATCACGTAAAAAGTTTTGGTTTAGGACAATTTATGGGATATGATTTACCAACAGGTAAAAGAGGAAATATTCCAACATCAAAAACATATAAAAGAATTTATCCTAATGGCGGATGGAGAAGTTCAACGATTGTATCTAACGCGATTGGACAGGGAGAGGTCTTAATGACGCCGATTCAGCTTGCAAACATGATGGCAACTGTTGCAAATCAAGGATATTATTACACGCCTCACATCATTAAGAAAATTGAGGGTAAGAAAATTGATGCTAAGTTTACCACAAAACATACGACTACGATTGACCAGAAATATTTCCCTCCAGTTATCAGCGGTTTGTTTGATGTATATAACAAAGGAACAGCTTATGCACTTAAAGTAAACGGAATTGATATTTGCGGAAAAACTGGTACTGCTGAGAACTTTGCTAAAATTAATGGTAAAAGAACACAGCTTAAAGACCACTCTATTTTCGTAGCATTTGCTCCAAAAGATAATCCAAAAATTGCTATTGCAATCATGATTGAAAACGGAGGTTTTGGTGCCAACGTAGCCGGACCTATTGCGAGTTTAATGATAGAGAAATATCTGAGACATAAAATTACGAGAACAGATCTTGAAACAAGAGTTTTAAACAAAAGTTTGGCTGCTGAATATGCTAAACTGGGCGGAATGAACGAAGCTAGCAAAATTGAATCGGTACCAAAAGATTCTATTTTACAAGCAAAAATCGTAAAACCAAAAACCGAAGCTCCTAAAACTGAAGCTAAGAAAACAACAATAGACACTACTAAACAGAACTAAGAAAGATTATTTCAAATGAAAAATCAAAGTGTAAAAAATAATATTGATTGGATAAGTGTCTTTATCTACATTGCGTTGGTAACTTTAGGCTGGCTGAATATCTATTCATCTTCTCTATTATCAACTGACGGCACTTATCAAAAACAGCTGATTTTCATTGGATGTACCATTCCTTTAATTTTTGTTGTGCTTTTTGTTGACGGAAAATTTTATGAAAAATACGCCAGTATAATTTTCGGTGTTTCTCTTTTGTCCTTAGCCGGATTATTTCTTTTTGGAAAAACAATTGCAGGTCAGCGATGCTGGTACGCTATTGGAAGTTTTACCCTTCAGCCTTCAGAGTTTGCAAAAGCCGCAACTTCATTGGCATTGGCCAAATATTTAAGTGACACTCAAATAAATTTAAAAGAAACCAACAGGCAGCTGCAGGCTTTAGCAATCGTCTTTCTTCCAGTAATGCTAATTTTACCACAGCCTGACCCAGGAAGTGCTTTAATTTACAGCGTTTTCATTTTGGTTTTATTTAGAGAAGGACTTCCTTCGTGGTATGTATGGACAGGATTTATTACCATTTTATTATTCGTCCTTACACTCGTATTAGAACCATATGTGGTTATTTTAATTTCACTTGGAGTACTATTGATTATTCATTTTAAAGGAAGAGCTGTAGACAGAAATATCATTTTAAGTGCTATTATGCTAGCGGTAATCTCTGGTTTTGTTCTTTCTGTTGATTATGTATTTGACAACGTTTTTAAACAGCACCACAGAGATCGTTTCAATATTTTATTGGGTAAAACCGTCGATATGAAAGGTATTGGATACAATACCAATCAATCTGAAATTGCGATTGGATCTGGAGGATGGCTTGGAAAAGGCTTCCTAGAAGGTACGCAGACAAAAGGAGGTTTCGTGCCAGAACAACATACAGATTACATCTTTACAACCGTTGGAGAAGAATGGGGTTTTGTTGGCTCTTTAGTCGTTATCTTGCTTTTCACTTGTCTGTTTTTAAGAGTAATTTATTTAGCTGAAAGACAGAAAACAAAATTCAGTCGGGTTTACGGATATTGTGTTGCCGGAATTCTGTTTATACATTTCTTCGTTAACATTGCCATGGTTATTGGTATTTTCCCAACAATTGGGGTTCCTCTGCCCTTCTTTTCTTATGGAGGTTCTGGACTCTGGGGATTCACCATTTTGCTGTTTATCTTCTTAAAAATGGATGCTAATAAGGTAAATGAATGGTAATCTTGAATACCAATATTTAAATTCCAAATTCCAATTGACTTACTATATAGGAGATTTAAAAATCTCTTTTTAGACAAATAATTTTATCTGTTTCACCAACAGATTGACATAAAAAAATCCCCGAAGTAATACTTCGGGGATTTTTATTTTTATGATATTTTATATTTGCTCTGTTGGTTTTTTCTTTAAAAGCTTAAGTAAAACCGGGAATGTAGAGATGATGATAATAACTATAATAATAACTTCAATATGCTCTTTTAAATCGATTCCTTGTTCTAAAAAGACACCATATAAATAATGTCCCGAAAAGATCAAAATAAACGACCACAAAAAAGAACTCAAAATATTATAGAACATAAACTTCTTTTTATCCATCGAAACAATTCCTGCAATTATAGGTGCAAATGTTCTGAAGATTGGCAGAAAGCGAGCATAAATAATAGCTTTTCCGCCGTATTTTTCGAAGAAATCTTTAGATTGTAAAAGGTATTTTTTCTTAAACCAGAAAGTATCTTCTTTCTTAAATAAGTAATAACCGCTTTTTGCTCCAAACCAGTAACCTGTCATGTTACCTAATACTCCCATTAAAGCTACTGCAGTAGAAAGCAAAAATACATTTATGAAATCACCTGGGATATAAACAACATTTTGAATTAAATCTCGGCTATAAATACCTGCTAAAAAAAGTAAACTGTCCCCTGGAAGGAAAAAGCCTGCAAAAAGTCCTGTTTCTGCGAATACAATAAACAGAACAATAAATAACCCAATCTGAACACCTCCGATACTTAAAGTTATATAAAATTCAGGGTTTAGTAACTGGGTCCATTGAAAGTTATTCATAAAATGAGTTTGGTTATACGTATCAGCTTGTGAAATTAACGATTATTTATTTTAACAACAATTAAAAGCAGTATTTTAAAGATAAATTAACTATTAAAAAAGCCCAAGTATCAACTTGGGCTTCTAAAAAATTATTGTTCTCTTTCGTATTTGCAGCAAGAATGTAAATTATTATAATCTGTATCTGTCGCTTTTACTTCCTTTGTATCGTGTCCGGCCTTTGCAACTGCCATATTTAAATCTTTTGTAGAAGATTTTTCTTCATTCAAAATAACACTCAGCTGGTGGGTGCTTACATCCCAAGAAGCAGTTTTTACACCTGGAACACCAAATGCGGCTTTTTCAATTCGTTTTTTGCACTGTTCGCAATTTCCGTTTACTTCTGTCGTGTATTTTAAATTCTTATTTTTTTTAGTTTGAGCCTCAGCCGTAAATCCTAAAAAACTAATTATCGCTATTAAAATTAAATTCTTCATTTTGTATCTATTTAGTGTGTAAAATTAATATTCTTTATTTGATTTTGAATCGTAATCCTGCATAATACATCTGTCCGAAAATTGGAGCGTATGCTACAGAAGCATCAAAGTTTGGACCGAATGGATCATTAGCGCCTAAAATTGCTTTTTGCTGTTTATAATTACCGATGTTCTCTCCTCCTATATATACTTCAAAAACAGGAGAAAAAATTCGTGTAACCTGAGCATTCATTACAGCATACGAAGGTGAAAAATCAGGAAACTGATCCTCAGCAGGATTAGAAGCCGTGTAAGGAAGCTGTTGTTTCCCAGACCAGTTAAATGTATAGTCGAATTTCCATTGTTTTCCTTCATCACTTGCAGTCGTTTCGTATTCTAAATTCCCCAAAAAACGATGTTTTGCTTGAAGCGGACGCTGGAAAGTTCCTCTCAAATAATCCGTCTGGATATCATAATATTTATAAGCTGTTCTCAAATTCAAATTTTGAATCAACTCATAATTAAATTCAACCTGCAGACTGTTGGCAAAAGAGCTTCCTTTCAGATTGTAAAACAAAACATCCTGCGGACTTTGCATAATATCTACTATCGCCTGATTTTGAAAATCGGTTCGGTATAAATCAAAACCAGCTTCGGCATTTTTATTAAATAGTTTGAATTTCTGAGAAAAACTGATTCCGTAATTCCATGCAATTTCTGGATTTAGCCCATATACTTTTCCATTATTATCTAAAATTGAAAAAGTTCTTGAACTGGCAAATAACTGCTGATTTTCGGCAAAAATATTAGCCGAACGTTTGCCTCTTCCAGCAGAAAAACGAAGTACTCCATTTTTCCAAGGATTGTAACGAACATGTAAACGCGGCGTTACAAAAAATCCTAATCGGTTGCTGTTGTCTACTCGTCCACCTAAAATTACACTGAAATTATCGGTATTATCATAGGTATATTCAAAGAAAGCTCCAACAGAATTATCAATTCGGCTGTAATCCACAATATTCACAAACTCTTGATATTGATCGTATGTAAAATTCAAACCCGTTGTGAATTTATGCATCGTATTATTAATAATCGAATTGAAAATCAAATTCGAATAGAAACTGTTTTGCCTGATATCATAGAGATTTAAACCAAAATAAGAATCTTGTTTGTGGCTGTTAAATGAGTTTTGAAAACCAATACTCTGATACGGCATATCAGGAAAAACATAACCAATTTTTGTAGAAACATCAAAACGTTCTGTATTGATTTCTGATCCCCAGTGATTGGTTGTACCACGATCACGATCTTTATCAAAATCAAGTTCTCCAGTTTGTTTTTTATCATTCATATATCGGAAATTGATAAAACTCACCAGTCCGCTTTCGGCATCATAATATTGGTACCGATTTAAAACATTGATTTGTTTTCCTAGCGGATTATCCAAGAAACCGTCGTTGTTCATATCATTTTTGGCGACACGTGCATTTCCATGAACGAATAAACTTGTGGCCCATTTATCTGATAATTTTTTATTGAAATGTGTATTCAATTCAAATCTTGAATCGGTAGCACCATACGCATTTAGAAAAAACGGAATGTCGTTTAATGGTTTTAGAAGTTCTGTATTAATTTGTCCAGAAATACTTTCATAACCATTGATAACGCTTCCTGCACCTTTGGTAATCTGAACACTTTCAATCCATGTTCCCGGTGTAAAAGACAATCCGTAAGCCTGTGAAGCACCTCGCACAGAAGGAATATTTTCTTCTGTAATCATTAAATACGGGCTTGTAAGCCCTAACATTTTGATTTGTTTTGTTCCTGTTAATGCATCCGAAAAATTGACATCAATAGACGGATTCGTTTCAAAACTTTCTGCCAGATTACAACAAGCTGCTTTTAAAAGCTCTTTACTCGTAATTAATGAAGTATTGGCTGTAAGTGTATAGGATTTTTTAATTCCTTTTTGCTTTTTTGTGATTTTTACTTCTTCCAGATTTTCTTGTGAAAACATAGGAACAGAAAGCAAAAACACCACAAAAAGCATGATATTTTTTTGCATAAAAAAAGACTTTAATGTTGTTTAGATTTTTGAATGCTGTTTCTCAAAATAAGAAACACACAAACATTACATTTCAAGCCACACGAAATGACTTGATTCTAAAACATTAAAATCAGGAATAAAAAATATACTGGTGATATAATTTGAATAAGGGGGGCGCATTCGCATCAGAATAATACGAAATAATCTGACTGCTTTTAAAATTCGGAACCGATAAAAAAGCAATTGGTTTGTATTCTTCAATTACAGCAGGAAATGCTAACTGAAAGAAGAAGATTTTTAAAGTCGCATCATCTGATTTTTTCTCAAAATGAACCACTTTATCTTTACAGCAGGAGGATACTTTTTCTTTTTCACCGCAACATTTTTTCTCTGGTTTAGCAGAAACGCTGGTATTTAAAGATACAGAAGCAATTTTTCCTCCACAATAATGCACATCAAAAGCAAACCCTATGTTGGAAACCAACAAGAGAAAAGCCAATAGTAAAACAGTGCATTTTTTCATACTGCAAATATATCTAAAGATTCTGCGATAAACTCTAATGAAATGTTATTTTTTTGAATTTTGAAGCTGGTAATAAAATGCCGGAATAAACAAAAGCACAAATATGGGCTGAATGATAAATCTTCGCACATAAAACAAAAGCCAATTGCTATTTGGGAAGTATTCTATAATTATAAAAAACGCCGCAAAAAGCAAAATCGAAAAAACAGAATATAAAATAGCCGTAAAATTTAAAATTCCTTTATCCTGAAAAAGTGTATAAATTAAAATCAGAGATAAAATTGTATTTAAACCAAAGCGAAATATCAAATTATAAAAAAGCTTAAAAGAGTCAACTTCAGGCAACGGCACATTCGTAAATTCTGATTCGAAATATTCTAAAAAAGGATCGTAAAACAATGAATTTTCGAATGT
This is a stretch of genomic DNA from Flavobacterium endoglycinae. It encodes these proteins:
- a CDS encoding HYC_CC_PP family protein — protein: MKKCTVLLLAFLLLVSNIGFAFDVHYCGGKIASVSLNTSVSAKPEKKCCGEKEKVSSCCKDKVVHFEKKSDDATLKIFFFQLAFPAVIEEYKPIAFLSVPNFKSSQIISYYSDANAPPLFKLYHQYIFYS
- a CDS encoding exosortase F system-associated membrane protein, with the protein product MLNSLLQHKGKILISIGVIFCFALIRTFENSLFYDPFLEYFESEFTNVPLPEVDSFKLFYNLIFRFGLNTILSLILIYTLFQDKGILNFTAILYSVFSILLFAAFFIIIEYFPNSNWLLFYVRRFIIQPIFVLLFIPAFYYQLQNSKK